ctttaactggctttaatcttcatattttttttttattaacagaaGAAAAactacgtgtccaatattttctattaATCGAACTGACAGACAAATTAGAATTTCTTAAGATACTAGCCAATACTTAACATCTTTGTTCCgttctggccctataccacgaagtgcaaaattcgaactacgTATCTTGCtcccactgacgctaatattatttaatactagctggtgcccgcggcttctcctccggtgtcgtttttttttaattttcttaatcTACTtgtataagaaccttctcctgacacaACAAAAAGaataagcgaaatcggtccagccgttcacgcgtgatgccgtgaccaacgGAAATAGGGattcttttttatatattaaaaataaaagatgagagaggagggacggtacgatacgaacttcgattttcgaattccgtgcTAGCTTTTACGGAAGCACTCCTTTAGTATTtcttgaaaaaattaagtatacttaagtagtttcttttatttgaaactaaaaaAGTTGCGTAAGCCTAACTAGGACATTAAGTGCTTAAAAACGAATGAAAGTAACATTTCAGTTTTTGCAATCATTAGATTTCGTAAGCACCGACTTACCGGACATACCTAggctaaaataattgtaattatgtGCATTATAAATTATTACGCTGCATCCTTAAATAGTAAGTCATGTTTAAACTGGCTTCAATCAAATAAAACCTTGTCGGAGTGCACTGTCAACTACTTTTACTGGTAGAATATCCGTTGGACAGTCTAAATTGCTTACCGGATTTTATTTCGTTACAACGGATGCATTTAATGCACGTAAGGACTATCGAATGGACGGACACGTGCATACTTAATCAATGATTAATTGTCAATAATCAATAATTCAATAAAACAATTCGGCCAACAGCCACTCACTGCAGGTTAAAGGCTTCTTAATTTTGACGCCTTTACACTATTAAATAAGGACtaaaaagagaaataaaaataaactttggaTATGACtaagtgatcaaaaatatgtgaacagtCAATCGATATCTTTTGACCATTTTGACAACTCTGATGTTTAcaatggcgactgtactaccacagctaaaaaataatttaggtatttttccGTATTAATTTGTTTCACTCCGCACTCTGTTGTTTTAAATCGTTATAACGAAtaactattattaattaatacaaaGCTTCCCCgtttataaatacctaattaaaatcaTTGAATGGACGTATTCCGTAAAGTGATTTTCGATGCAAAAAATCGAGTGTTCTTTCGAATAACCAGAGTAAATGGATCAGGCAATATCATAatagtgtaggtacttactattacAGTACAGCAAGTGGTCTGTATTTCATCACCTAAACCACACGCCAACATTTCACGATACGATCACGACACCTCCAATTACAATTATATAACATATATAATACTTTGCCGTTGTCATTAAGAACGTGTGTTACCGTTTAATATGTGTATCTGTTACCAATGTGTTATCGGTGAGATGTAGGGTACGATTGTTGGAATAGTTCTTCCGATCATGACATGCTTCTATCTACCAAGACAATCAGAGATGTTAGTCATATAGAAGCAAAGTCAGCACAGCCACTTCAACTGAAAAGCTtacttacagttttttttttattttcacttcatTTTTTCATCTCCTAAAGTAAAGAATTGCTTCAGTAAAAAAGTGCATGTTGCTGACTTTGCTTCTACAaggtgtttattaaataactgaaaaacctcagacaccccaaaaatatttttttcattttaagtcacTTGATTGCTTTTTCTTCAATaccatcattattttaaaagatatttgtgtgttttgctgagtcagtaattctacttcatttctaactctgcacttataatttgtattcgtcagttgcgctttgatgTTTTTAGAAGGACGCACATTGACTGCAAACGACcactattaaattatcgaaatagtataagtacaacctcgctaaaatatttaattggcgcttgttgcagtcgtaacttttagactgggcgcaATAAAAAAAGGGATTTTAAAACACAGACAcgacctgatttaaaacatagtgtaatcaattctactctcgattctgaccaaactattttctggttttcagttatttaattaacatcctGTATATGTATGACTCACTGTTTAACATATTGGAGGACCTGGGTAATCAATCGCGTGATAGCTATGACTGAGGACTTCAGTAAATGATACACACTATATTCATTCAACTGTTATTTCTTGTCACCACGGGCTCCGTTGGCACTCTCACGATGCCATTTAGTACCCAAAAGATTTAAGATGACTTTAAGATGCTTTTATTGTGtcaggtaagtaaataaaaaatcggaAGTCATATGATATAAGCTGAAACTCCATGGGATTCCTAATGGGCATCTTAAAGTCCCGTAAGCAACCTTCCAGTGCCATTATCTGCGTAAACAGTTGAAATAAAACCTTCTAAGACCATATTTCCCAAcgcagggttactcaaagtggggtacgcgaacccctaggggttcgctattcgacggtagggggttcgcgacaaggtttacgtgactccaaaaaccaccaggctgcaagactaggaagatgattaagattggtttttggagtctttttgtattttttatttttagtttctccaacagccaattttattactttcttgggggggggttcgctatcatctagaaactttaacaggggtacgtggagccataagtttgagaaaccctggccTAACGTGtgggtataggtagtgccaccagagttgaggtcacgcacacaagaacctGTCGTGTagtgacagcaggattttgacatttactcattcatttcattcattctccttttatgcaatcagttctttttgtagctgtgtatgTTATCATTCACTtgaactctcgtggcactacctatactcaCGAGAGCACTCACCATCTTTCTATCCCCACTTCACCACTTAAGACAAAAGATGAAGTTGTTTGTGatatttctatttataaatCAAATTCACTCACAAGCAATGACATCTCCGTAGTCTTCGGCATCATGGTGACATCTCCAGGGCGCACCCCAGGTCCGCAGTACGGCAGCGTAGGCCCTCGGTTCGGGATCCGAGGCAGCGGCTCGTGGAGCGCTAGCAGGGCCGCGTGGAGCCGCGCTCGGGCTGCGCTGATGCCATCGGCGCCTTTCACAGCTGCTTCCACCACGTCGCCGACGTCTTTTTCCCATCTAGAAGATAAACATTTCGACAGCGTGCGTTTGAAAtagatttttcacttctcatgctcgtaaagttcgtgtttatgctggatctaggcgacataaaacgactttttatgcaccagtgcataaaataaaataaatcaatataactaaaaatatataattatatagtaatgcatgaaaaataaaatgtacatagtacttaagtgaacaattgtttccactgttgctatttcgtttcctcACCATCgcagtgaaaagcagagtgtaaaactctagcattaaacccattttcccctcgacttgTTTAtgcaccctcgccataccggctcgggtggctatatgaacgtcttgggtaaaatggctcgttttatgctcttgttgtactaTCTACTATTATATCCACGAAGGAACCAAAAaggcaatgtatgtatgtagttatgtatgtaagtactttattgtacataaaacacaaaaataatacaaaaagataataacaaaacaaaaagagtacaaaggcaaAATTACTCGTATCCCTAAAAGGggtcttttcaagctaacctaaacactATATTCTTTTAAGATGAgaggttgttttattttttgttgcaaAAAAATGTTTCCATTGATCTCCAGAACGGTTTGATCGATTCAAATGCGGTTTTCTataatgaatttgaattttaatgtgCGATGATTATTAGATAGGTCTAACCTGGCAGAGGTGGTAACATTTTCCAATTTGTTTTTATCCCTACAACAGTTTGACTGTTTCTGATGCCACTTTCTGTTATGGGTTTAAGGTTAATCTGTGATTATTTTAGACAGGTGTTATgttgataattaattaagtgactaattcttttttttatttgaacaagCCTGCAACGGTTCAAAAAATCGCTCTTATAATATAGGTAGAGGTTATGTTTTAATATAGGTATAGTAGTGTTTCGGATCAGGTAGTCACAGCCCCCAAGGAATATCTTgcgttaataatttaaattcaaacttATATTATACCTGCATCCTCCTAAACAGGCCCTTATGTCCTCCTTCAAGCTTCTAGAGAGCGTGCACCCTGGACTGTCGGAGTCCGAGGTGCTCTGAGATCCGGGCTTCGAGCCGGGCAGCACGGCCTCGTTCTTTGGTAACGGGGAGACGCGGCCGTGgctgccgccgccgctgccATATCCTGCCAAAGATTTAAAGatgacttataataataatttatttattttacaggttgtgcaaggtccgcccgtattgctaccaccatcttgctcgctaatcttgcttgcactgttgtgtttcggcgtggagagtaagacagccggtgaaattactggcacgtgaggtatccatcttaggcctctaggttggcaacgcgtctgcaatacccctggtgttgcagatgtttatgggcggtggtgatctcttaccatcaggagacccacttgctcgtgtgccatccagtcgaataaaaaaaatatttttctccacCACCCAGTTTCAATGTATCAAACATATTTAATCAATTTAAGTGTGCAGTTTACAGACTTATGTTGGGGAGGCTGGTGCGAGAACTAGGCAGAGCCTGTGTGTCAGGTCACCAGGTCTCCAACCCTCAGCTGCCTGTAGTTACTACTCTTACTATTAAGAGAACAAAGGCAAAGATTGAAAAAGAAAGACTTACTCGTAACAATGAAACACTGACGTCAGAACTTCGAGAGCTGCTAAGACAGCTCATAAACCTTCAGATTAGCTTACAAAAACATGTTCTGTTCAGTTAGCTTCggaaaaaagtaacaaatacagAGTCGCAGCCGTAGTTGGAATTGATTGCGAGTGCTCCAAAGTTGACATTAAATGATAATacatttttggtaaaaaaaaaaaaaaacctagctttttttgccgactgtactttttgttgactttacttgtattgtcatctgaACTACATTTccgaaccaaatttcaagccggTGCCATTAACcactgaggagttccctcctacGGAGACGGTCCTGGCTGAAACACCAGGACTTCACTACCAGATTCACATATatgtgtcaaatttcaagtgaatCCGGCCACTGGACCTGGGTACATACAGTCAAGGACACACTCAcgtactagggtggaacctttgtgctactaatgtcatgttgttgtcatcccatacatctgccaaacaAATCATAGCTAATTTgcttatgaaaaggttccacccggtacgtgattcagtttgcTTGACCGTACATTACAAGTACTGAAGGCACTGAAGCTTATTATTAATCTTCTATGGCTAGAACTGACCTGAGGAGGTAGAGGGGGCGCGTCGCGGCGCGCGGGGGGCGGCGAGGTCTCCCCCCTCTTCCACCCCCTCCTCGACCCCGTCCTCCTGAGAGTCCACCACTATCACTACCTCCTGCTCTTCCTCTTCAGTATACAGGGGGTTTGATCTGGAATATAAACTTAAatcagaaaattgcatagttcccgcgagatagcgataaaggaATTTTTCGCAGATGGCGTCGCAGTCAATAGCTCATAAATTGATATACCTGAGTAAGGCTTAGAAGGGTTTCAAAGGAAGTTTCTCGTGTGTTACGAAAATCAACCATTACGTCCATGAACGAACTAGGGTAAGTGCATCAGTGAATgaaccctaccctaccctacccgaagttttcatcgatttttgtcaAGTTTTGAATTGTATTTCCTACTTTtacactacagatagaattataagtcaaacggctatcggtgttccaatcttttatctctatttttgtctaccggattttgaaaaaaataaatacttaattttgtatgatttttaaacattgtctaaaaaaacatttatttcgtatctctattgacgtgaaagatctaacatatacgaaatctacatatttgggatAGTCTtagacgtctctaaaaactggtcgagagttttcatttgaaactaattaacacaaaagttatggccagttttttggcctaaaattgttcaactttgatgccaaatatctccaaaacaatgaactttgaagtaaatatgggatactatattgcttaaaaccgttgttgttaatataataagctacaaaaatcattagaactAACTTTagaaacattagaaaactaaagaTTCATTTGGGCACGGGATCCCTTAAGGAAATTTTcgactttgaaaaataatttaagacaGGTTGGGCACCGTTTCTTTAAAattttttaatagcaaaacccACTACTCTAGTTGGTTGACATCGTCATTATTTAACAGTATTACTGCAAAATTTGAAGACAGCACTATTTaagggaaaaaattaaaaatcaccaGTGAATGAACGCAAAATTCTAGTAAATGAACAAATGGTACCTGAATGAACAACATTGAATATGATGTTTTACTAtactataaaaatacaaaagcgaAGTTATATTAACACAACTAGGTATACCCAATCACCTTGCTACTTCGCTACACTACACACCACTCGAGTTTAGTTCATGGAGATATTGTTCAAACCGACGACCGGATTAGAAAACTTACTATGAAGCTATGAGGCCCCGGGTTCAATCCCCaatcagggcagatatttgtatgaaaaataagaatatttGATCTCGAGTCTTGaatgcttaatatgtatttaggtatgtatttatctatataagtatgttagttcgggactaggtcaataggtgtcTGTGATATTTTATGAACGCTTCTTCTTAACCGCCTATGCACTATGGAAAACATCACAAGTACCACAACAACCAACACCACGAAGAAATTATACACGGTAAAAACACATCACTTGGAAACTATCTTCTTCCGAACTATTATCTGTAATAAGAATAATAACAAGAAACATAGGAAGTCGCTGATCATATTGCCAACCAAACCACCATTTTTATTCACTCGTCACAGCTGTATCAAAAGGCCGGAAGGTTCAAATTGGTATAAAACTCTGGTTATGTCAAGTTTGTAGGACGAAAGGTCATCGACTTGACAGTGACTTAGTCATTTTACTGATTTTGCATGCATTGCGCGTGGAGATTATGTAAGGGATAATATAATACTCGTCATAATCTAAACTTATATGGGTATTATCGGTATGCATCTGAAGACATGCAATcctaataatgttttaaatgcgaaagtttgtatgtctgtttgtttgttacttcatcacgtctaaaccgcagaACCAATTTGGATGAAACTCGGTACAGAtagtttaaatagtttttttttcagtatgttgcaccaattataatcagttgatttttcgtatggtagtagctaatactatttgcaatttatatgtttttttatagctGTACCCTcaaaaaaactagttaaaaaaaggtgtcaaaaagttaattgtaattttttttcacgtataaaatattaacaaaatggTAGGGTATACTCCCACAAGAACTACGTAActgtgattttgtttcaatgctttAGCTGCTATGGATTAGGAGTAAAAcgagtatgattttttttttaaggaaacacatttttgacattatatctgtgacagttcaagataaagggctgaaagttggagtgattactagtaatgaggcgacaaacaattgacattcaccaattcaactattcctcacaggggccacatgtccttccttagcctgctGAACCCTTTAATTTGGTACCTGAGGAGAGGGGGCGGCGTGTCGTCCAGGGCGCGAAGGGggtgcggcgcgggcgcggccgcgGGGGGCGCGCGCCACTCGCACGCGCAGCGCCCCGGCTCGCCGCACTCGCGTCGCCCGCCACCCTGCGGACCAGTTACATTAGCTTGGGGAATGGGGACAGATGACGCTGAAtacaatttaaatgtaaaaacattttataaaatacagtcaaccaatttgattacTAGGCCACTATAGAAACTTaccataccgtaaactgcttcaactttgccctctggccctaaCATTGCCTGACTCAATTTACAGTctataactagcacccttctagtttttaacttttatcccccgtagtaataattcccgtgtagataaaagtttaaagcctataagagtgctaagttatcgactctaaatcgaatcaggcaatgttggggccagagggcaaagttgaagcagtttacggtagtagATAATTTTGATTTGTCAATAGCAATCAGATAGCAATGTCTATAATAGATAGGATGACGTAAAATGACAGAATGAGTCAATGACATTGTTCTGTgatggcctaggaatcaaattgattgactttacctacctattataaaaatatactgagcgatATTTAGGTAatgatgtactcgtatgtagagtgggccaaattgtgTCCCCTCAGTAGGtactggtttaaaaaaaaacatgtgattgtgtgtgtgtgtgtgtgtgtgtgtgtgctcaCGTGTTTATGTACAATGTAATTAAGAGAACTACAATACTAAATAAacatgttttaataatatttaactgCCTAATTGTCCCCAGAACTGCATAATTTTATGTGAAGAAAGAATTGCCATTTTATTTAACGACAAGTCTTTAAAAGTTCCGCTTCTGGTTTCAATTCAGCCGAAATAGAGCCACAATCAAACCTTCTATTTTgacgtattattatatttcGGTCAATTTAATAGTAAGTATTAACCAATGGCAATGTAGGAATAGAGAGGTTAGGAAACTTAgctataatgaaaataaatttcataatattatGATACTGGGATAAAAATAAGACTTgctttattttgtttcaaatcAGTTATTTTAAAACATCCATAAGGgatttgtaattatttagttcatattaaattatcacctctccatttcttccgtgggtgtcgtaagaggctaCAAAGGATAatggttaaggtataccgtaggcgacaggctagcaacctgtcactattgtaccgcttttgtcaaacttaaaacctaaaattgctaaaagtggctccgaagcggtaacgtttcgtgtgctctacctaccccatttgggaataatacaggcgtgatgtttgtgtgtatgtgtatgtaaaaataaataagataaaaaaacataacaagcAAAACACGTTAAAATTGCATCaatagtaattaaatatttatgttaaataaggAAGTCCAAGACATTCAATGGTACTGATTAACATATATTAATGATTATTACACTCTTCCGTGCAAAAACTGGTGCAAAAACAAACCAAAATAAAGTATATTAATGGAATGCTCTATTTTTTGTTTCTACTCCAAAGGTCacttgttttaataatttaatgctttattgattttaatttataaccaGTTTGTTTTGATTCCTATTATCATATATTTctgcataggtacctacaacttTTTTCttaagagtcgccagtacgctcgccgcttATTGCATTGTCAGGCAAAAGTAGGTTTcgtttacaaacaacacactaaaaacaaaataaaactgcgactataatgggagcagctattttgatgcttataattagctttcattcatattcaatgtaacaacattaaatcacattaattttaagttttttatgagaaatggaaattcgttattgttttttttccgttacattttattttaaccaaacctgcgtttgcgttttgatctgtagtgctgcttgtaaattagaacgaaactacgtttgtatgggccGTGATCGTACTGGGGACTCTTAAgaattcgtcatcatcatcataccagccgtagccgtaacgtccactgttggacacagacctcccccatagcccTCCAGTTGCTTTAATTGGAAGCGGTATGCATCCATCATGAACCCGCGTAGCCAAGTCATCCGTCCTtcacgttggtggacgtcctactccGCTCTTGCCGATGCGCGGTCTCCATTAGAAAactcttttttgtttttaaaatataaaaaaaactattccacATTCCTTTCCCATTGGCGCACCTCTATGATACTCACCAGTCACCATACAGCTTTACCAAgctataattgaaataataatatgataataagCTAGGTATTATCgacataataattatatctaCAAATTCAAGTCTGTATTCAAGTAACTTTATGCCCTTTAGTGGTGGTTTAAGATACCTATACATTTTACAGGTATATATAGGTAACTGTATCAAACATAAAATTAACCATCATTTAAATGTCTCTATTTTACTAATGTCCTTACCTTGCTCGGAAATATCAATTAATTATACACTATTTTAAACTGGCTTCAAAATGAGAAATTCTATTAAATGTTTGAACCCCTGAGTAACCTCCTTAGGGATATCATTTTACCACTGTGTCGACGTGGTTAACAATATagtcatgcaaaattacagctttctagcattaacgtctctaagctaagcagcggtaacggacggacggatgaagGGACCGACAAATACTTGAAACTAACTATTAACTGCTTTGTATGAGTTACGACTACGGACGGCACCCTGAAAATCAGTCTGTAGAAATAATCTTTATCAAGCACGTAAACACAAACGCCTTCCATTACATTTTTCGCTTATTACCCTCTTTAAAACAAGGCTCTAAATAAGGCAATGCAATTTAAACATCTTGATCTACACTTAACAATGCATTACATAATGACGATTAACTCAGATTTAGACGCGTGAGTCGTCACTACAGAAAAACAAAGTTATTCGTGCGGGTGGTGAAAAATTTAACTAACATTTTAATGGTATTCATTCTATGAATACTACAGGATAAAACCGCGGCTGTCAGGTGATCTATTAAATTGGTATTGCTGTGCATTATCGGAATTTTACACACGGATTGAGTGCACAAGAAATTACTATTAAGACGTTGCTAATGTTTCGtttgaaaatacattaaatttgaGGTTTTGAGGTCGAATGGGATATAAACTGAATAGAATTTAGCAATTACTTACCATTCGTTGTCTATTCTGATACGTGTGTGTGATGTaacttaatttaatgaatatagGTATCTCCGTGTGAATCAACTACTAGTTGGCACCTATAGATCATTTTGTATAGATCTGGCGCAATTGTATTAAGTCAGTGTATGCCAGTATTAAATTTATGCGTGTGTGCATCACAAAAGTCGGTACATACCTTTTTTATAAGATAAGGTAAGGGATAAACGGGCAGATGAGGCCCTGATGAAAGATAACCATTAACATAAGTATAAATGTGTCATAATATGTCTGTACAGAGTGCCTAAGCCCAATAAAACGCATATATTCCTAAACAAATTAGAGACAATCTTGAACAAATTTCATAAGCGgaaatcttttaaaattattataactggtgattttaatataaacacACTTATCGACTCAAGAGACAGTCGGGAATTGCAAAGAATTgtgcaaaattataattgttactTACACATTAAAGAACCGACTAGACTAAACTCCTGTATTGATCACATCATTACTAATGGACCAAATGATGTCGCAGAAGTACATAACTTGGGCCTCTCTGATCACACGGGACAAACACTGACGTATTCTATTGAACATAAAAGCCATAAAATTGAACACTGGTATATTACAAAAAGAGACTTTGGCCAGGATAATGTCGCAAAATTTTGTGAATGTCTGAGTAACTTGGGTTGGCGCAGCGTTTTTGATGAATCCGATTTGAATTGTGCTTTTGAGGAATTTCATAATACTTTTACACTATTTTACAACTTATGTTTTCCacaaagaataataaaaatgtcaagcaaaaacaaaaaaacaagatGGATTACTAAGGGAATCAGAAAGTCTTGTCTAGAAAAACGGAAACtacgatttaaattttataaaatcaaatccAGCGAAGCAAAACTGCAATACTATAACTACAGCAGAATACTTAAACGATGTATACGCAATTctcaaaataaagaaaataatttgtatcTAAATAATGCAAAAAACAAATGCAAAGCTTCGTGGGATTTGATTCAAAATAAGAGACTTGGAAAGTGTAAACCATATCAActtctcaaaataaaaaatgagtGATGACGAACTCGAAGGAAATAGCGACTGTTTTtaacgaatattttttaaaccaaacAAGAAATAACTATAATTGTAAAGAACACGTCGCTCCTAGCATAAACATCAGTAATACGACGATGTTCTTGTATCCATGTGATGAAAcagaaatcataaaaattatcaaatcGTTAAAAAACACTGCTGCAGTAGGATATGACGAAATATCGACTCGGATCATCAAGATATGTGCCCCAATAATTGCACCCATtctaacttttttgttaaatcttTCTTTTACACAGGGGTTTTTTCCTGAAGGGTTAAAGGTTTCTATTGTAAAACCACTATACAAGAAGGGCAAGACGGATGATTTAGATAGTTATCGTCAAATAACCTTGGTATCCGTGCTATCCAAAATAT
This portion of the Choristoneura fumiferana chromosome 14, NRCan_CFum_1, whole genome shotgun sequence genome encodes:
- the LOC141435248 gene encoding uncharacterized protein, with protein sequence MCWVSEVIFSETPSVEKSNPLYTEEEEQEVVIVVDSQEDGVEEGVEEGGDLAAPRAPRRAPSTSSGYGSGGGSHGRVSPLPKNEAVLPGSKPGSQSTSDSDSPGCTLSRSLKEDIRACLGGCRWEKDVGDVVEAAVKGADGISAARARLHAALLALHEPLPRIPNRGPTLPYCGPGVRPGDVTMMPKTTEMSLLAASALFTLDAARGEALSRRLARGERRRRRCRAALAILALLMLLAAVGAVELLLSRGQRVFGAVLR